Within Malus domestica chromosome 04, GDT2T_hap1, the genomic segment TTTAACTATGCCTTGTCTTGTGGCAGTTGGGAAGGGGACATGCTGGTGATCCAGCAAGTGCTTTGTTGGAGCTTCTTGATCCAGAGCAAAATGCTAATTTTCTTGACCATTATCTTGACGTTCCAATCGACCTGTCAAaggttagttttttattttaaggcATTTGATGTCCTACTTTTACTGGTAGCATAATTTCATTTCTAAGCAATCTGATGTACTCTTGTGAGGGTTAAACTAGTATAATTAAAATCTTTAGAATATGTAATGAAAGGGAATGCTTCAGATGTCCTACTTTGTAACTCCATTTACTTGAATCTTTATAATTTAAGTTGCGGGCCTTGCGGCATGGATGAAATATAATAAGGGTTACATATGGTTTCTTTTTGTTCCTTTTGTTCTTTAACTTTATTGTGCTTTTGGAAATTTTGTTGCAGGTTCTGTTTGTTTGTACAGCAAATGTTGTGGAGAATATACCAAATCCTCTCTTGGATAGAATGGAGGTCATTTCCATAGCTGGGTATATTACTGATGAAAAAATGCACATTGCTAGAGACTATTTGGAGAAGACTACACGTGAAGCATGTGGCATCGAACCTCAACAGGTTGAAGTGACCACTGCAGCTCTTCTTGCTCTTATAGAAAATTATTGCCGAGAAGCAGGAGTTAGGAATCTCCAAAAGCACATAGAAAAGATCTACCGCAAGGTTTgtcaccaatatatatatatatatatatatatcattaccacaaacttgaaaattttcaatgtgACAAACCATCAAACTCTATCCACTTGATTTAAAGTTTAGGTCCGTAGAGCTACTGCTTGGAAATGTGGAACAAATTTGAGACCTTATTGCTTTAACCTATTTTTATGGCCTGGCAGATAGCTCTGCAACTTGTTAGACAAGGAGCATCAGACGAACCTGCGGTTGCTGACCAAATACAGTCTCCCACTTGTCAGATTGATCTCCCAGTTGAACCTGCAGTTCTTGAAGCTCAGGTCATAGAGACCGATGAAGCCAAAGTAGAAGATATTGATAAAGTAGATCAAAATGTGGTTGCTAGCAATGACCAGACTGCAACTGAATCCTTAGAGAAGGATCTCCCAGCCGAACCTGTAGTTGGTGAAGTTGAGGTTCCAGAGACTGACGAACCTATGGATTCGAAGGTATGTGTAACATGTAAAGTTACTCGGTATAGGTTACTTTCGCAATCTGTATTGAGTAATGTGGCAACTTGAGTGCAATCTTAAGAATTATTCTACGTCATGTAATATTACTATATTAGCAATCTTTGTGAACCTCCAACCTATCGCGTTTAAGAAGGTTATTATTTTAAAGAAGCTTGTTAAACTGCCTCTCAATATAATCCTGTTTCATCTGTTTCTGCCATCCGAATATATGTGTTCACCAACTGAGGATTTAATGGTTGTACTTGTCTTTACAGGATACAGAAGAGACAGAGAAAATTCAGGAGAGTAAAGAAGCAAAAACAGTGGAAAAAATCTTGGTTGACGAACCAAACTTGTCTGATTTTGTTGGCAAACCTGTGTTCCATGCTGAACGCCTCTATGATCAGACTCCGGTTGGAGTTGTGATGGGTCTCGCTTGGACTGCCATGGGTGGTTCCACCTTGTATATAGAGACCACTCAGGTTGAGGAAGCAGAGGGAAAAGGAGGCCTTCATGTAACTGGTCAACTTGGAGAAGTTATGAAAGAAAGTACCCAAATTGCTCATACTGTTGCCAGAGCGATATTGATGGGTAAAGATCCAGGCAATGCCTTCTTTGCCGATTCCAAGCTTCATCTACACGTTCCTGCTGGGGCCACACCAAAAGATGGACCTAGTGCTGGTTGCACCATGATAACATCCATGCTGTCCATAGCCATGAAGAAGCCTGTCAGGAAGGATTTAGCAATGACCGGTGAAGTAACACTAACTGGGAAGATCCTTCCAATTGGCGGGGTATGTTTAAGCCATCAGACATTCATTAATATTTTAAGATGCATTATATTCTCCATTTAGGaaaagtttcaaattttttatgataTGCTTTCGAGTACATTACGGTGCATCTTAAACTCATCGAAACTTCATGTTTGCATGCAATTTAGGTTAAGGAGAAAACTATAGCAGCAAGGAGGGGCGGAGTGAAGACCATCATATTTCCGGCAGCCAACAGGAGGGATTTCGATGAGCTTGCCCCTAATGTAAAAGAAGGTCTTGATGTTCACTTTGTAGAGGACTACAATCAGATATTCGATTTGGCTTTCGGTGATGACCAGAACAAGGAAAAATAAGCCATTTCCCCCATTGATTCTCAAGCTAGAACTTCATTTGTCATACACTTGCCGGCCGGCCGTCTTTGCTGTCACCTCCCGTTCCAGGCCATCACCAAAACCCTCAATTAGAGCAGAGAAAAATCAATTGGATGGCTTCAGAGCACAAGTTTTATTATTGTTAGTTAAATTGATTCacttatatatttttctactattcttgtaaaattgaagcatcCAATTGTCCCATTTGTAACAAGCAATAACTTTTGAGCAGAAAATTGACAATCTATGGGACGAAAGGGAtggaaggtttttttattatttaataaatctGGAagttagcttttttttttattttttataattaattaattaattaatattttttttatatttttttttatatttcaatttACTCCTTTAGGTGGGGCTGCTGGATAGGGATGAATCAAAACAGTTGGAGATGGGTGGAATGTTCAATCTCATTAGCATGTATAATtggaaccggatcccctcctGAGCAAAGGGTGGGGATCCTTCTGACGGGATCATCTGagccattaaaatttgatccaacgtcTGCAATAATTATAACTTTAGAGGGtttcctgtttgtagccgttggatcaaatttcaatggttcaGATGGCCTGGTCAGGATGATCCTCATCTCCACCTGTTTTGATTCATCCCTATCCAGCAGCCCCACCTAAAGGAGTaaattgaaatataaaaaaatatataaagtgaTCATAAAGTGATCATTAGGAGTATCAGTGTGTCATAATATGCTCGAGTGCTCCATGACAAGGCCCTTTTTCTTCATAGGGATCttggtttttgttgttattgACATGTGGAGGTCAAAGAGAAGGGACTTTTTTAGGGTTAACAACTTATATGAATTGTTATCTTGTGGGGTTCCAGTTCAATAATATATTAACTTTTGAAAGTTTCAAGTCAATGCGTTATTGAACAGTGATGTTACTTGGCGATGAACGAGTCTCATGTAAGTTCTATTTTTAAAGAGACTTGCATGCTCGAACGGCACAAACTCCCGATTGATTTCAAAAACCATCACTTTGGTGTtcttgttttatgcaaatcattTTTCAGAAAAAACTTACATGCACTCTAAACCTCACCGGTATAGGGTTGGCACCAACTTTCTTTGTGGTATCAAAGTATCTTGTCTCACGTGTGAAGTTCAATGGTTACACGTGTTCTCTGTCATCCGATTTGTGTTCTCACGTGTTATACTTGaaattcaacttttttcatagtattagaacatattatCCCACTTGTGGAGTCTAACTTACTTATAAACCATCCTTCTTCCGTCAATATTCCTCCATCTCTTTTCTTTGTGGGTCTGCCTCATTGGACAGTTAGAAAGTGGGTCGGTGTAGCTTCTTTGAGTACCATCAACTGTtttggagaaaaagaaaataaagctCTTTCCTTGCTGGTGAGTGTGATCTTTGAGATTAAGACAACTCCTTCATCTGCAATCCTTTGTCAGAATATGAGAtactattttttttcccttgctgtggtggctctctctctctctctctctctccctaaaAGGCCAATCAAAACCCAGCATGAAAGATATATCTTTAGAAGTGAGTTTCATATTTGGATTGGTTGCATGCTATTTGCATGACTGTATCAATCCGACCTAAACAACTTGTATGACAATATAGTTTTTCAAACACATATAACATGTTACATTGTCAAactataaatttaaattttaaaatcttatttAGTTATATGTTTTGAACTATGAGTAAATGTACTTTTTAAAGACGACAATGAAAGTGTACAAACAGATCAATGACACAAAACCCAATTTAAGAGGATCctataatttttcattctcCTTTATTTTTCATTCTCCTTTATATTACATATACACATATTTCCTAATAAAAAGTTTCCAGTTAACATATGACTATGGGTTGCATGGCGTACAATATATTAGCTTTGCATTTTTCcctaaaaattaaacaataatatttaaCTTGTGTATTATTTTCTCCCATAAACACAAAGCGTCTTCTCCTACCTCTCCCATCTTTGCTCCTTCTATTTCACTGATTTACCCTAAATcataatttgaagaaaaaactcAATCAGTTAAAATTTTGATTGTTAGTTGAATGTGGCATGAATACAAAAAAATCTCGGAATTCTATCTTAAGGAGAgcctatttttttataaaatttgtaCAGAGTCCTCAAATGTCAAAGACGGTCCTAATACTTTTCATATCGTAACATGACAAACCATATGATAACACAACATTATTTGACTATTTAACTTGTAAATGATTGAAAGTGAATTTTCTTGTGCTTATAGATGAGATTTCTCACGTCCACTAAAGTGATTACATTGATTAGTATCTTTGACGATGGTTTGACACTTTACAATAGattgcaaaagaaacaaaacttaATTACAATCGTGATATGATGAAGATTACATCTCCTTTGATGTCATTTCATCAGgcgtgcctatatatatatatgcatgtatcTATCAGCTGAGCTTGCAGATGATCAGAAAGTAATGCGGATAAGACCTTTTAACTGCATGATTAACCATCTTAAATCATtaccaataataaaaaaaaaaaccaaagttCAAATAACCTACATGGGAAACCGTTAATTGGGAAACCCTAGTGATTAACCTACTTGGGAAACCCTaatgattaaccaacttaattgGGACCCTAATGAGTGCATCCAAAAACTGATAAAGTTGCAGCCCgcaagaaaggaagaaaatctcTAAATTTGAAGGACCCCATCAAGATTTCATGCATGAACCTTCGAGATTAAGTAGTAGCATGCGAAGACTCAAGGGAGAAGAGAAAAAGGAGGGTCCACACTAGGTCATATTTCCACCAGGAAAATCAAAgggaatgtttgttttttcaagTCACAGAAATAATGGGACCCCAGAAAACCAGTTGATGGATGTATGAAAACCATCGCTATCAAACTTGTGCTTGctcttattttttcaattttttttttttgaaaaaaaaaaaaaagaagaggaggaggagatcTAAGATTAAATCATGTGCGTTATGATCAATCAAAAGTGGAGGAAATTTTTGCAAAATATAAAGAGAGCCTGTGACATTCAAGCAAAGTGACTCATATCCTTTAGCCTTTTACTTTATATGGCAAATGGTAGGCGCCTAACTACCATTATCCACCATAAAACTTTTCTAGCAGCCAACCACTGATCCAAGCTTTGCACGTGTTCTTTAAACAATATAATCCATATCACATACATCCACATCATTCCCGCATCATGCACATCTTGCAAGTACTGCTATATTATTTGcgctttgtttttacgttttcacgAAGAAATCTGTTATTGACGCTCTGAAAAAATTATTGTGCACTTTTTCAtctcattttgttttttgtttttaattcttCTCTGTCTTCTTTGGTCACAGTTTTTGGGAAATGTTATTTTTGAATGAGATTTGTAGTTCAGGTGTGGTTAAGAGTTGTCACCGTTACCCAAGGTCAAGTTTCAGTACCTTGTTCTCCCAATATCGCTCGTAAGAAAATCAAAGATGACTTTTATGGAGTCTGGCTCTCATATGAATGGGGAAACCTTTATTAACCCATAATTCCCATCCATGGCTGCAAAATTCCATTCTTTTCTTTCCCCATTAATAGTCATGGCTTGACTATAAATCAGTTGTTAGAATCTTTAC encodes:
- the LOC103408525 gene encoding lon protease homolog, mitochondrial isoform X2; protein product: MPIYVKDPKLLAALQESKKRQAPYAGAFLLKDEPGTDPSVVSGSETEKNITDLKGKELFNRLHEVGTLAQISSIQGDHVVLIGHRRLRITEMVEEDPLTVKVDHLKDKPYNKDDDVIKATSFEVISTLRDVLKTSSLWRDHVQTYNQHIGDFNFPRLADFGAAISGANKLQCQEVLEELDVYKRLKLTLELVKKEIEISKIQESIAKAIEEKISGEQRRYLLNEQLKAIKKELGLEADDKTALSAKFRERLEPNREKCPPHVLQVIEEELTKLQLLEASSSEFNVTRNYLDWLTSIPWGNYSDENFDVLRAQKILDEDHYGLNDVKERILEFIAVGKLRGMSQGKIICLSGPPGVGKTSIGRSIARALNRNFYRFSVGGLSDVAEIKGHRRTYIGAMPGKMVQCLKNVGTANPLVLIDEIDKLGRGHAGDPASALLELLDPEQNANFLDHYLDVPIDLSKVLFVCTANVVENIPNPLLDRMEVISIAGYITDEKMHIARDYLEKTTREACGIEPQQVEVTTAALLALIENYCREAGVRNLQKHIEKIYRKIALQLVRQGASDEPAVADQIQSPTCQIDLPVEPAVLEAQVIETDEAKVEDIDKVDQNVVASNDQTATESLEKDLPAEPVVGEVEVPETDEPMDSKDTEETEKIQESKEAKTVEKILVDEPNLSDFVGKPVFHAERLYDQTPVGVVMGLAWTAMGGSTLYIETTQVEEAEGKGGLHVTGQLGEVMKESTQIAHTVARAILMGKDPGNAFFADSKLHLHVPAGATPKDGPSAGCTMITSMLSIAMKKPVRKDLAMTGEVTLTGKILPIGGVKEKTIAARRGGVKTIIFPAANRRDFDELAPNVKEGLDVHFVEDYNQIFDLAFGDDQNKEK